A region from the Enterobacteriaceae endosymbiont of Donacia clavipes genome encodes:
- the parC gene encoding DNA topoisomerase IV subunit A, with the protein MKNKIESIPLYKFAEHAYLNYSIYVISDRALPHIGDGLKPVQRRVIYAMSELGLKSSSKFKKSARTIGDVIGKYHPHGDIACYEAMVLMAQSFSYRYPLIEGQGNWGSPDDPKSFAAMRYTESRLSKYSDILLNEIEKGTVQFISNFDGTLLEPKILPACLPNIILNGSTGIAVGMATDIPPHNIKEISSAIIKLIDYPKIKLSDLSEIIQGPDFPSGNEIITSKEDIYKIYEKGRGSIKLRAVWKIKDNTVIITALPHQISGIRIIEQITVQMRNKKLPMIEEIRDESDYENPTRIVIIIRSNFNYLTIKQIMHHLFFTTDLEKSYRINLNMIGLNNKPAVKNLIEILSEWIIFRRHIVKKRLNFHLNKLKKRLHVIQGLLIVYSNLEKFIQIIRLNINPNPIIKNKFNLTDMQIENLLNFKLRSISFTEEKKLINEKKKLEIEHDNIQKILSSKQKMNLLLKKEILSASDNYANDRRSIIKKRTEAKLLNEYELVSDEPITIILSKMGWIRCAKGHTIDPLNLHYKSGDSFLISVKGKKNQTIVVIDSKGRSYSIDSTTLPAARSQGEPLNGKLNITQGSIIKSLLMESNSKEIILSSNSGYGFICKFNDLIACNRNGKLSMILTGNAEILSPLVINDKNDKVLVISFLNKFLLFSLDEIPRLSRGRGSRLIFINNKEFFQNKDKLEWIFLINKQSIVYIETNNKKFKLTYEKLKIFHSIKGKKGFLYKNINNIKNIFIKKTNS; encoded by the coding sequence ATAAAAAATAAAATAGAATCTATTCCATTATATAAATTTGCTGAACATGCTTATTTAAATTATTCTATTTACGTAATTTCTGATAGAGCTTTACCTCATATTGGAGATGGTTTGAAACCAGTTCAAAGAAGAGTCATATATGCTATGTCTGAATTAGGTTTAAAATCTTCATCTAAATTTAAAAAATCAGCCAGAACTATTGGTGATGTTATTGGAAAATATCATCCTCATGGAGATATAGCATGTTATGAAGCAATGGTTCTTATGGCACAATCATTTTCTTATAGATATCCGTTAATAGAAGGTCAAGGTAATTGGGGTTCTCCAGACGATCCTAAATCATTTGCTGCAATGAGATATACAGAATCACGTTTGTCAAAATATTCTGATATATTATTAAATGAAATAGAAAAAGGTACTGTACAATTCATTTCTAATTTTGATGGAACATTATTAGAACCCAAAATATTACCTGCATGTTTACCTAATATAATTTTAAATGGTTCTACAGGAATAGCAGTAGGTATGGCAACAGATATTCCCCCTCATAATATTAAAGAAATATCTAGTGCTATAATTAAATTAATCGATTATCCTAAAATAAAATTATCTGATCTTTCAGAAATAATTCAAGGTCCAGATTTTCCTTCAGGAAACGAAATTATAACTTCTAAAGAAGATATATATAAAATATATGAAAAAGGTAGAGGGTCAATTAAATTGAGAGCTGTATGGAAAATAAAAGATAATACAGTTATAATTACAGCATTACCTCACCAAATTTCGGGAATACGTATTATTGAACAAATTACAGTACAAATGAGAAATAAAAAATTACCAATGATTGAAGAAATTAGAGATGAATCTGATTATGAAAATCCTACAAGAATAGTTATTATTATTCGTAGTAATTTTAATTATTTAACAATAAAACAAATTATGCATCATTTATTTTTTACTACTGATTTAGAAAAAAGTTACCGTATAAATTTAAATATGATAGGGTTAAATAATAAACCTGCTGTAAAAAATTTAATAGAAATATTATCAGAATGGATTATTTTTAGACGTCACATAGTGAAAAAACGTTTAAATTTTCATTTAAATAAGTTAAAAAAAAGATTACATGTTATACAAGGATTATTAATCGTATATTCTAATTTAGAAAAATTTATACAAATTATTAGATTAAATATAAATCCTAATCCTATTATTAAAAATAAATTTAATCTTACTGATATGCAAATAGAAAATTTACTTAATTTTAAACTACGTTCAATTTCATTTACTGAAGAAAAAAAATTAATTAATGAAAAAAAAAAATTAGAAATAGAACATGATAATATTCAAAAAATATTATCTTCTAAACAAAAAATGAATTTATTATTAAAAAAAGAAATATTATCTGCATCTGATAATTATGCTAATGATCGTCGTTCAATAATTAAAAAAAGAACAGAAGCAAAATTATTAAATGAATACGAATTAGTTTCAGATGAACCTATTACAATTATCCTTTCTAAAATGGGTTGGATTAGATGTGCAAAAGGTCATACTATAGATCCATTAAATCTTCATTATAAATCAGGAGATTCATTCTTAATTTCAGTAAAAGGTAAAAAAAACCAAACTATAGTTGTTATAGATTCTAAAGGACGTAGTTATAGTATTGATTCTACTACTTTACCTGCAGCTCGTAGTCAAGGGGAACCTTTAAATGGTAAATTAAATATTACACAAGGATCAATAATTAAAAGTTTATTAATGGAATCTAATAGTAAAGAAATTATTCTTTCTTCTAATTCTGGTTATGGATTTATATGTAAATTTAATGATTTAATTGCATGTAATAGAAATGGAAAATTATCTATGATTTTAACAGGTAATGCTGAAATTTTATCTCCTTTAGTAATTAATGATAAAAATGATAAAGTTTTGGTTATATCATTTTTAAATAAATTTTTATTATTTTCTTTAGATGAAATTCCTAGATTATCTAGAGGAAGAGGAAGTAGATTAATTTTTATTAATAATAAAGAATTTTTTCAAAATAAAGATAAATTAGAATGGATATTTCTTATTAATAAACAATCTATAGTCTATATAGAGACTAATAATAAAAAATTTAAATTAACATATGAAAAATTAAAAATATTTCATTCAATAAAAGGTAAAAAAGGTTTTTTATATAAAAATATTAATAATATTAAAAATATTTTTATAAAAAAAACTAACAGTTAA
- a CDS encoding 3-deoxy-7-phosphoheptulonate synthase has protein sequence MKNNNFNHNQCLITPKELKSKLPISQKIKDQILISRKIISNIISGKNHRLLIVCGPCSIHNIKEAIEYGNFLKKISLKISNIYIVMRVYFEKPRTILGWKGLINDPYMNNSFDINKGLYLARKLLIKLSNNNIALATEILDPNTSKYLEDLFSWIAIGARTVESQIHREIASSLKIPVGFKNNTDGNIFSAINAIQSSSQEHHFIGLNNNGKVCIINSIGNKNSHIILRGGKIPNYHKNNIKKYEKNILKLGLKSKIMIDCSHGNSNKDFRKQILVIKSIISQIKEGNNSIIGIMIESYLKEGNQILDIKNPEKLQYGISITDGCINLQTTENILFFINTELNSILKFRSL, from the coding sequence ATGAAAAATAATAATTTTAATCATAATCAATGCTTAATAACTCCAAAAGAATTAAAAAGTAAGTTACCAATATCTCAAAAAATAAAAGATCAAATTTTGATATCACGTAAAATTATATCAAATATAATTTCTGGAAAAAATCATAGATTATTAATTGTTTGTGGACCTTGTTCAATACATAATATAAAAGAAGCAATAGAATATGGAAATTTTTTAAAAAAAATATCTTTAAAAATTAGTAATATATACATTGTTATGAGAGTGTATTTTGAAAAACCTAGAACTATTTTAGGATGGAAAGGATTAATTAACGATCCATATATGAATAATTCTTTTGATATTAATAAAGGTTTATATTTAGCTCGTAAATTATTGATAAAATTATCTAATAATAATATTGCATTAGCAACTGAAATATTGGATCCTAATACATCAAAATATTTAGAAGATCTTTTTAGTTGGATTGCTATTGGAGCACGTACTGTAGAATCACAAATACATAGAGAAATAGCTTCTTCATTAAAAATACCTGTTGGTTTTAAAAATAATACAGATGGTAATATATTTTCTGCTATAAATGCTATTCAATCTTCTTCTCAAGAACATCATTTTATTGGTTTAAATAATAATGGTAAAGTTTGCATAATAAATAGTATTGGTAATAAAAATTCTCATATTATTTTACGTGGAGGAAAAATTCCAAATTATCATAAAAATAATATAAAAAAATATGAAAAAAATATTTTAAAATTAGGATTAAAATCAAAAATAATGATAGATTGTAGTCATGGTAATTCTAATAAAGATTTTAGAAAACAAATTTTAGTTATTAAATCAATAATATCACAAATTAAAGAAGGAAATAATTCTATTATAGGAATAATGATAGAAAGTTATCTTAAAGAAGGAAATCAAATATTAGATATTAAAAATCCAGAAAAATTACAATATGGTATATCAATTACAGATGGATGTATAAATTTACAAACCACAGAAAATATTTTATTTTTTATAAATACTGAATTAAATTCAATACTTAAATTTCGTTCTTTATAA
- a CDS encoding chorismate mutase codes for MLKKLIILRNKIDILDKKLLEIINKRLILVKKVGIIKNKHKLPIYDPKREKYIIKRKRKEAKKKGISPNLIEKILYCIINESYLYEQKKNFKKLNSDILTILIITNNKMGHFFKKMLIMSNYSVIIIELENFKVNNNINDLFLNISIVIISINISIPYFDILIYKLKKLPKNCTIIIISSIENILIKKISKIHKGPILGLYPLFNLKSIILIKKSILCCFIHKSKSYIWFLKQMEIWGLKIKNIDIIKYNKFLFLKSLQYFSTLIIYNIFLLKKNEPLEKQLSLFSIPFCDLNLFPLKKKFLKDLKLYINTILFSNSNEKNIRKYLIHMNNIINLIQKKKIKEIINIFKYN; via the coding sequence ATGTTAAAAAAACTAATTATATTACGTAATAAAATAGATATTTTAGATAAAAAATTACTAGAAATTATAAATAAAAGATTAATTTTAGTAAAAAAAGTAGGAATAATAAAAAATAAGCATAAATTACCTATTTATGATCCAAAAAGAGAAAAATATATAATTAAAAGAAAAAGAAAAGAAGCAAAAAAAAAAGGTATATCACCTAATCTTATTGAAAAAATATTATATTGTATAATAAACGAATCATATTTATATGAACAAAAAAAAAATTTTAAAAAATTAAATTCTGATATTTTAACTATATTAATTATTACTAATAATAAAATGGGACATTTTTTTAAAAAAATGTTAATTATGTCAAATTATAGTGTTATTATCATAGAATTAGAAAATTTTAAAGTGAATAATAATATAAATGATTTATTTTTAAATATAAGTATAGTTATTATTAGTATAAATATATCAATACCATATTTTGATATATTAATTTATAAATTAAAAAAATTACCTAAAAATTGTACAATTATAATTATTTCTTCTATAGAAAATATATTAATAAAAAAAATATCAAAAATACATAAAGGACCAATTCTTGGTTTATATCCTTTATTTAATTTAAAAAGTATTATTTTAATAAAAAAATCTATATTATGTTGTTTTATACATAAATCTAAGTCTTATATTTGGTTTTTAAAACAAATGGAAATTTGGGGATTAAAAATAAAAAATATTGATATAATTAAATATAATAAATTTCTTTTTTTAAAATCATTGCAATATTTTTCTACATTAATAATATATAATATTTTTTTATTAAAAAAAAATGAACCATTAGAAAAACAATTATCATTATTTTCAATACCTTTTTGTGATTTAAATTTATTTCCTTTAAAAAAAAAATTTTTAAAAGATTTAAAATTATACATAAATACAATTTTATTTTCTAATAGTAATGAAAAAAATATTAGAAAATATTTAATTCATATGAATAACATAATTAATTTAATTCAAAAAAAAAAAATTAAAGAAATAATTAATATTTTTAAATATAATTAA
- the bamD gene encoding outer membrane protein assembly factor BamD — MNIFIKKKFFIINMLILILTINCKYSSCDNKINSNFCLKKKYLESIKILYDHKYQKALFKFQDFYIKYPYNKYTEKVLVYLIYLNYIDKNFLNVLDFTEEFIISYNKSPFLDYILYIRIMSEISLDQNNEIQNLFNIERSHYNPFYTNLAINDTNILIKNYPNSIYIKYLKYHLIKMKNRVRKFDLNIIKFLFKKKMYISTINRCIRFLKFYSSNNKETKLVKKILQESFSKF, encoded by the coding sequence ATGAATATTTTTATAAAAAAAAAATTCTTTATTATTAATATGTTAATATTAATATTAACAATTAATTGTAAATATTCTAGTTGTGATAATAAAATAAATTCAAATTTTTGTTTAAAAAAAAAATATTTAGAATCAATAAAAATTTTATATGATCATAAATATCAAAAAGCTTTATTTAAATTTCAAGATTTTTATATAAAATATCCATATAATAAATATACCGAGAAAGTTTTAGTATATTTAATTTATTTAAATTATATTGATAAAAATTTTTTAAATGTTTTAGATTTTACAGAAGAATTTATCATTTCATATAATAAATCTCCTTTTTTGGATTATATTCTCTATATTAGAATTATGTCAGAAATATCTTTAGATCAAAATAATGAAATACAAAATTTATTTAATATAGAAAGATCACACTATAATCCTTTTTATACTAATCTTGCAATTAATGATACAAATATTCTTATTAAAAATTATCCAAATAGTATTTATATAAAATATTTAAAATATCATTTAATTAAAATGAAAAATCGTGTAAGAAAATTTGATTTAAATATTATTAAATTTTTGTTTAAAAAAAAAATGTATATTTCGACAATTAACAGATGTATAAGATTTTTAAAATTTTACTCTTCTAACAATAAAGAAACTAAATTAGTGAAAAAAATATTACAAGAATCTTTTAGTAAATTTTAA
- a CDS encoding S4 domain-containing protein: MKNIKLILKVCSIYDRKRLDIFLTKKIIQFSRSKIKKLIINNCVKINNIIINIPKKKYFWVI; this comes from the coding sequence ATGAAAAATATTAAATTAATATTAAAAGTTTGTTCTATATATGATAGAAAAAGATTAGATATATTTCTTACAAAAAAAATTATACAATTTTCAAGATCTAAAATAAAAAAATTAATAATAAATAATTGTGTTAAAATAAATAATATTATTATAAATATACCTAAAAAAAAATATTTTTGGGTGATATAA
- a CDS encoding RluA family pseudouridine synthase — protein MGDIIKINAIVSSKKIKWKAQKIPLNIIYDDNYVLVINKQSNLIVHPANQNMENTLFNSLIYYYPFLRDLPRAGIIHRLDKDTTGLMIIAKNINSYIFLRKELKKHNIIREYETIVNGIINKNGIINYPIKRIYKKKNIFMKVNSLGKKSITEYFIKNIFKIHSHLKIRLKTGRTHQIRVHLSYINHSIIGDPIYKNNKNIFLCNDFYKKNINKIIKRQALHACYLKFLHPFYNIFIKLYSSLPNDINQLIYFLKKNIY, from the coding sequence TTGGGTGATATAATTAAGATTAATGCAATAGTTTCTAGTAAAAAAATTAAATGGAAAGCACAAAAAATACCATTAAACATAATTTATGATGATAATTATGTTTTAGTTATAAATAAACAATCTAATCTTATTGTACATCCTGCAAATCAAAATATGGAAAATACTTTATTTAATTCTTTAATATATTATTATCCTTTTTTAAGAGATTTACCCAGAGCTGGTATTATACATAGATTAGATAAAGATACTACTGGTTTAATGATTATAGCAAAAAATATCAACTCTTATATTTTTTTAAGAAAAGAACTGAAAAAACATAATATTATTAGAGAGTATGAAACAATTGTAAACGGAATAATTAATAAAAATGGAATAATTAATTATCCAATTAAACGTATATATAAAAAAAAAAATATTTTTATGAAAGTAAATTCTTTAGGAAAAAAATCAATAACAGAATATTTTATAAAAAATATTTTTAAAATTCATTCACATTTAAAAATTAGGTTAAAAACAGGAAGAACTCATCAAATTAGAGTTCATTTATCATATATAAATCATAGTATTATAGGAGATCCTATTTATAAAAATAATAAAAATATTTTTTTGTGTAATGATTTTTATAAAAAAAATATTAATAAAATAATTAAAAGACAAGCTTTACATGCATGTTATTTAAAATTTTTACATCCATTTTATAATATTTTTATAAAATTATATTCATCATTACCAAATGATATAAATCAATTAATTTATTTTTTAAAAAAAAATATTTATTAA
- a CDS encoding thiol:disulfide interchange protein DsbA, with protein MININIKKYMLFFNILLCLTISSVCFASELPQSFFYDVLTPKEQVLYNKEISHKKPIVVEFFSFLCPRCYEFYLGINQKSLKGKMPKNIKIFRYHLNQFDDDDGFGSLIGYAWIVAKMLNVENKVIGPIFEGIHKNNSIHDYESIKKIFVKKAGVSNRIFSSAWHSYIAKILFIKETNLAEKLDIHIVPNIYVNNKYEINLSELYSSYYDNFFKYYIDLVIKLSKN; from the coding sequence ATGATAAATATAAATATAAAAAAATATATGTTATTTTTTAATATATTATTATGTTTAACAATATCTAGTGTTTGCTTTGCATCAGAATTACCTCAATCATTTTTTTATGATGTTTTAACTCCTAAAGAACAAGTATTATACAATAAAGAAATATCACATAAAAAACCAATTGTGGTAGAATTTTTTTCATTTTTATGCCCTCGTTGTTATGAATTTTATTTAGGAATAAATCAAAAATCTTTAAAAGGTAAAATGCCTAAAAATATAAAAATTTTTAGATATCACTTGAATCAATTTGATGATGATGATGGATTTGGAAGTTTAATAGGTTATGCTTGGATTGTTGCAAAAATGTTAAATGTAGAAAATAAGGTAATTGGTCCTATTTTTGAAGGTATACATAAAAATAATTCTATTCATGATTATGAATCTATAAAAAAAATTTTTGTTAAAAAAGCTGGAGTTAGTAATCGTATTTTTAGTTCAGCATGGCATAGTTATATAGCAAAAATATTATTCATAAAAGAAACAAATTTAGCTGAAAAATTAGATATACATATTGTTCCTAATATTTATGTAAATAATAAATATGAAATAAATCTTTCTGAATTATATTCTAGTTATTATGATAATTTTTTTAAATATTATATTGATTTAGTAATTAAACTTTCAAAAAATTAA
- a CDS encoding 5'-3' exonuclease codes for MKKKIILIDGSFYLYRAYYALPNLINSEGYPTGAIYGFINMFNKIIKINPNSYFLIIFDKGVSFRKKIFNKYKSTRKNMPNNLNIQINPLLKIIKAMGYSAISINNIEADDIIGTLALQAEKKDYFVYIFSLDKDIAQLVTQKIKIVNPINYSISGPKEIYYKYRVFPEFISDLLALTGDSIDNIPGVPGIGNIIGKNLINKLGNLKYIYNNLDIVNNINFRGGNNIKKKLIKYKKSVFLYHKLTKIKTNINLNLNDLNLINKPKKNCLKSLFKTYKLNKWLKNINKS; via the coding sequence ATGAAAAAAAAAATAATTTTAATAGATGGATCATTTTATTTATATAGAGCTTATTATGCTTTACCTAATTTAATTAATAGTGAAGGATATCCTACGGGAGCAATATATGGTTTTATTAATATGTTTAATAAAATTATAAAAATAAATCCAAATAGTTATTTTTTAATTATATTTGATAAAGGTGTTTCTTTTAGAAAAAAAATTTTTAATAAATACAAATCAACACGAAAAAATATGCCTAATAATTTAAATATACAAATTAATCCTTTGTTAAAAATTATAAAGGCTATGGGATATAGTGCTATTTCTATTAATAATATAGAAGCAGATGATATTATTGGTACTTTAGCATTACAAGCAGAAAAAAAAGATTATTTTGTTTATATTTTTAGTCTTGATAAAGATATAGCACAATTAGTAACTCAAAAAATTAAAATAGTAAATCCTATTAATTATTCTATTTCTGGACCAAAAGAAATATATTATAAATATAGAGTATTTCCTGAATTTATTAGTGATTTATTAGCATTAACTGGAGATTCTATAGATAATATTCCTGGAGTTCCAGGAATAGGAAATATAATAGGTAAAAATTTAATAAATAAATTAGGAAATTTAAAATATATCTATAATAATTTAGATATTGTTAATAATATAAATTTTAGGGGGGGCAATAATATAAAAAAAAAACTTATAAAATATAAAAAATCAGTTTTTTTATATCATAAGTTAACAAAAATTAAAACTAATATTAATTTAAATTTAAATGATTTAAATTTAATAAATAAACCAAAAAAAAATTGTTTAAAATCTTTATTTAAAACTTATAAACTTAATAAATGGTTAAAAAACATAAATAAGTCATAA
- the typA gene encoding translational GTPase TypA, with amino-acid sequence MKKIRNIAIVAHIDHGKTTLIDKLLQESENFQNTKNIFKNNINRIMDSNKLEKEKGITIFSKNTSIFWKDYQINIIDTPGHADFSAEVERILSMVDSVLLVVDAVEGPMPQTRFVALKALLYNLKPIIVINKIDRKFIRPDWVIDQIFDLFVSLNATDEQLDFPIVYTSALKGTSGHNINQMYKNMNILYETIIKYAFPPNVNINKPFQMQISQIEHNNYIGNICTGLIKRGIIKINQYVTFIKNNKIIKKIKVLYIISNISLKPVYINKAEAGNIVGLAGLGFEEINISDTICDLNHPDPLPLLIIEKPKISMLFHVNNSPFSGKEGKHLTSKKIFDRIRKECLHDIALKIEETTNNNIFYVSGRGELHLVILIENMRKEGFELSVSRPQIISKIINGIKKEPFEILILDFAQNKKGYIIQLISKRKAIINNIILNDVNNRIRIEAIISSKGLIGFRNEFINATSGTGVINSFFSHYDINTYDLIGERNNGVLISNKEGYAVAFALFNLQSRGKLLITPGEKIYEGQIIGVHNKSNDLTVNCLINKKLTNMRASGSDNPINLSPIKKISLEEAIDFIKNDELVEITPKSIRIRKKYLTKSLRKFNKNKKNNFK; translated from the coding sequence ATGAAAAAAATACGAAATATAGCTATTGTTGCACATATAGATCATGGTAAAACTACATTAATAGATAAATTATTACAAGAATCAGAAAATTTTCAAAATACAAAAAATATTTTTAAAAATAATATAAATAGAATAATGGATAGTAATAAATTAGAAAAAGAAAAGGGAATTACTATTTTTTCAAAAAATACATCTATATTTTGGAAAGATTATCAAATCAATATAATTGATACACCTGGACATGCAGATTTTAGTGCAGAAGTAGAACGTATTTTATCTATGGTAGATTCTGTTTTATTAGTAGTTGATGCTGTTGAAGGACCAATGCCACAAACAAGATTTGTTGCATTAAAAGCTCTTTTATATAATTTGAAACCTATTATTGTTATAAATAAAATAGATAGAAAATTTATTCGTCCTGATTGGGTTATAGATCAAATATTTGATTTATTTGTTAGTTTAAATGCTACTGATGAACAACTTGATTTTCCTATCGTTTATACATCAGCTCTTAAAGGAACATCTGGGCATAATATAAATCAAATGTATAAAAATATGAACATATTATATGAAACTATTATTAAATATGCATTTCCGCCTAATGTAAATATAAATAAACCATTTCAAATGCAAATTTCTCAAATAGAACATAATAATTATATCGGAAATATTTGTACTGGTTTAATAAAAAGAGGAATTATTAAAATTAATCAATATGTTACTTTTATTAAAAATAATAAAATCATTAAAAAAATAAAAGTATTATATATAATATCTAATATAAGTTTAAAACCTGTATATATTAATAAAGCTGAAGCTGGTAATATTGTTGGTTTAGCTGGTTTAGGATTTGAAGAAATAAATATTTCTGATACTATTTGTGATCTTAATCATCCTGATCCTTTACCTTTACTAATTATAGAAAAACCTAAAATTAGTATGTTATTTCATGTAAATAATTCTCCATTTTCAGGAAAAGAAGGAAAACATTTAACATCTAAAAAAATATTTGATAGAATTCGTAAAGAATGTTTACATGATATAGCTCTAAAAATAGAAGAAACTACTAATAATAATATTTTTTATGTTTCAGGGAGAGGAGAATTACATTTAGTTATTTTAATAGAAAATATGAGAAAAGAAGGATTTGAATTATCTGTATCTAGACCACAAATTATATCTAAAATTATTAACGGAATAAAAAAAGAACCATTTGAAATATTAATTTTAGATTTTGCTCAAAATAAAAAAGGTTATATAATTCAGTTAATTAGTAAAAGAAAAGCTATTATAAATAATATTATTTTAAATGATGTTAATAATAGAATTAGAATTGAGGCAATTATTTCAAGCAAAGGTTTAATTGGTTTTCGTAATGAATTTATAAATGCGACATCAGGTACTGGAGTAATTAATTCTTTTTTTAGTCATTATGATATTAATACATATGATTTAATCGGAGAAAGAAATAATGGAGTTTTAATTTCAAATAAAGAAGGATATGCTGTTGCATTTGCTTTATTTAATTTACAATCTAGAGGTAAATTATTAATTACACCAGGAGAAAAAATTTACGAAGGACAAATTATAGGTGTACATAATAAATCTAATGATTTGACTGTAAATTGTTTAATTAATAAAAAATTAACTAATATGAGAGCTTCAGGAAGTGATAATCCTATTAATTTAAGTCCTATTAAAAAAATATCTTTAGAAGAAGCAATAGATTTTATCAAAAATGATGAATTAGTAGAAATTACTCCAAAATCAATCAGAATTAGAAAAAAATATTTAACCAAATCCTTGCGTAAATTTAATAAAAATAAAAAAAATAATTTTAAATAA
- the smpB gene encoding SsrA-binding protein SmpB encodes MKLLNYLYNGKKKYIILNKKIYYNYFIQKEMNAGIILKGWEIKSLRLNRVSINNSFVSIISNKVYLFNLNINPLKTICSHLQYDCNRKKQLLLKKKEIELLKNYNKLKNFTIITIGLFWKKSWCKIKIAIAKGKKKYDKRILLKNKEWNIKKSRFLKRSI; translated from the coding sequence ATAAAATTATTAAATTATTTATATAATGGAAAAAAAAAATATATTATTTTAAATAAAAAAATATATTATAATTATTTTATTCAAAAAGAAATGAATGCGGGAATTATTTTAAAAGGATGGGAAATTAAATCATTAAGATTAAATCGAGTATCTATAAATAATAGTTTTGTAAGTATTATATCTAATAAAGTTTATTTATTTAATTTAAATATTAATCCATTAAAAACAATTTGTAGTCATTTACAATACGATTGTAATCGTAAAAAACAGTTATTATTAAAAAAAAAAGAAATAGAATTACTAAAAAATTATAATAAACTTAAAAATTTTACTATAATTACGATAGGTTTATTCTGGAAAAAATCTTGGTGTAAAATAAAAATTGCTATTGCTAAAGGTAAAAAAAAATATGATAAAAGAATTTTATTAAAAAATAAAGAATGGAATATTAAAAAATCTCGTTTTTTAAAAAGAAGTATTTAA
- the grpE gene encoding nucleotide exchange factor GrpE, whose translation MNNNKSLKKIEEKKIEEKKIEEKKIEEKKIEENINNKLNNFKLNDNIKNKDYIKSENQHTIKYYKEKNDKYKLEILEIKNKLKKYKNDIWELKLRSLSEIENTRRRSALDVEKAYKFSLKKILHELLPVIDNLERAINLTTKTKDNVKLSIIEGIKLTLKSLLVLIKKFGVNIIDEINIPFNPSQHQAMSLVESNKIKNNYIIEILQKGYILNKRLLRPAMVVVSKNKEDKKNI comes from the coding sequence ATGAATAATAATAAATCATTAAAAAAAATAGAAGAAAAAAAAATAGAAGAAAAAAAAATAGAAGAAAAAAAAATAGAAGAAAAAAAAATAGAAGAAAATATTAATAATAAATTAAATAATTTTAAATTAAATGATAATATAAAAAATAAAGATTATATTAAATCTGAAAATCAACATACAATTAAATATTATAAAGAAAAAAATGATAAGTATAAATTAGAAATTTTGGAAATAAAAAATAAATTAAAAAAATATAAAAACGATATTTGGGAATTAAAATTACGTTCTCTATCTGAAATAGAAAATACTAGACGTAGATCTGCACTAGATGTTGAAAAAGCTTATAAGTTTTCATTAAAAAAAATTCTTCATGAATTATTACCAGTAATTGATAATTTAGAAAGAGCTATAAATTTAACAACAAAAACAAAAGATAATGTTAAATTATCTATAATTGAAGGAATTAAATTAACTTTAAAATCTTTATTAGTATTAATAAAAAAATTTGGTGTTAATATTATTGATGAAATTAATATTCCTTTTAATCCATCTCAACATCAAGCAATGTCTCTTGTAGAATCTAATAAAATAAAAAATAATTACATAATAGAAATTTTACAAAAAGGATATATTCTTAATAAAAGGTTATTAAGACCAGCTATGGTTGTTGTATCTAAAAATAAAGAAGATAAAAAAAATATTTAA